A part of Anabas testudineus chromosome 7, fAnaTes1.2, whole genome shotgun sequence genomic DNA contains:
- the clcn6 gene encoding chloride transport protein 6 gives MACCGNCFCCQCCCREEETRTPEELTILGEIRDEEDEILPRKDYESLDYDRCINEPYVEILEGMDNKKTKKYEAVRWMMVFAIGVTVGLVGLFVDFFVHLFTKIKFSVVGDSVERCSDKGCLPLSLLELLAFNMSFVFIASVLVLIEPVAAGSGIPEIKSYLNGVKIPGIVRLRTFLCKAAGVLFSVAGGLFVGKEGPMIHSGAIVGAGLPQFQSITFKRIKFDFPYFRSDRDKRDFVSAGAAAGVAAAFGAPIGGTLFSLEEGSSFWNQALTWKVLFCSMSATFTLNFFRSGINFNKWGSFQLPGLLNFGEFKCPDGDKNCHLWTAVDLAFFVLMGVVGGLLGALFNCMNKGLAKYRIRHIHPKAKFMRVLESLLVAMVTTVVIFAASMLLGECRELSSPTTHNTTVSSSEDINSTVRQFFCTNKTYNDMATLFFNPQEAAIHQLFHQDGTFSPVTLSVFFLLYFLLACWTYGVSIPSGLFVPSLLCGAAFGRLVANILKVKLGMAIYPGTFALIGAAAFLGGVVRMTISLTVILIESTNEITYGLPIMITLMIAKWTGDFFNKGIYDIHIQLRGVPLLEWETEVELDKLTASDIMETNLTYVYPHTRVQSLVSILRTTVYHAFPVVTENRQNERDFMKGNILVSNNIRFKKSSVVTRAGEQRRRCQSMKSYPSSELRNVCDEQSAVVEPAEEGEDLLQQMLERRHAPYPNLYPDQSPSEEWTMEERFRPLTFHGLILRSQLVNLLIRGVCYAENQSSATQPRLSYAEMTEDYPRYPDIHDLDLALLNPRMIVDVTPYMNPCPYTVSPNTRISQVFNLFRTMGLRHLPVVNAVGEIVGIITRHNLTHEFLVAKLRQHYITV, from the exons ATGGCGTGTTGTGGAAACTGTTTCTGTTGCCAATGttgctgcagagaagaagaaacacggACACCAGAAGAACTG ACAATACTCGGGGAAATCCgagatgaagaagatgagatTCTACCCAGAAAAGACTATGAG AGCTTGGATTATGACCGCTGCATCAATGAACCATACGTGGAAATACTGGAGGGGATGGATAACAAA AAAACCAAAAAGTATGAAGCAGTACGGTGGATGATGGTGTTTGCTATTGGAGTCACAGTGGGTCTG GTGGGCCTGTTCGTGGATTTCTTTGTCCACCTCTTCACCAAAATCAAATTTTCTGTGGTTGGTGATT CTGTAGAAAGGTGCAGTGACAAAGGctgcctccctctgtctctgctggagCTCCTGGCATTCAACATGAGCTTTGTATTCATTGCCAGCGTGTTGGTCCTCATCGAG CCGGTAGCTGCAGGTTCGGGGATCCCAGAAATTAAAAGCTACTTGAACGGAGTGAAGATTCCTGGAATTGTCCGGCTGCGGACTTTTCTATGCAAGGCTGCAGGAGTGTTGTTCAGTGTGGCTGGAG GTCTGTTTGTGGGGAAAGAAGGTCCGATGATACACAGCGGAGCCATCGTGGGAGCTGGTCTTCCTCAG TTTCAGAGCATCACTTTCAAGAGGATCAAATTTGATTTTCCGTACTTCCGCAGTGACAG GGACAAGCGAGACTTTGTGTCagcaggtgctgctgctggtgtggcTGCTGCCTTTGGTGCTCCCATAGGTGGCACCCTCTTCAGTCTGGAGGAGGGTTCCTCTTTTTGGAACCAGGCCCTCACTTGGAAAGTG CTCTTCTGTTCCATGTCGGCCACTTTCACCCTCAACTTCTTCCGTTCAGGTATCAACTTTAACAAGTGGGGCTCCTTCCAGCTGCCTGGTCTGCTCAACTTTGGAGAATTCAAG TGTCCAGATGGAGATAAGAACTGCCACTTGTGGACAGCTGTGGACCTGGCCTTCTTTGTCCTGATGGGGGTGGTGGGTGGCCTGCTGGGGGCGCTCTTCAACTGCATGAACAAAGGCTTGGCCAAATATCGCATCAGACACATCCACCCAAAGGCCAAGTTTATGAG AGTTTTGGAGAGTCTgctggttgccatggtgacaacAGTGGTCATATTTGCAGCTTCCATGCTTTTGGGTGAATGTCGTGAACTGTCCTCCCCCACAACCCACAACACCACG gTGTCGAGCAGTGAGGACATCAACTCAACCGTTCGTCAGTTCTTCTGTACAAACAAGACCTACAACGACATGGCCACGTTGTTCTTCAACCCGCAGGAGGCTGCCATCCACCAGCTCTTCCACCAGGATG GTACCTTCAGCCCTGTGACCCTGTCTGTGTTCTTCCTGCTGTACTTCCTGTTGGCCTGTTGGACCTATGGCGTGTCCATACCCAGTGGTCTCTTTGTCCCCTCGTTGCTATGTGGGGCTGCTTTTGGACGTCTGGTTGCCAACATCCTCAAAGT GAAACTGGGAATGGCCATCTACCCTGGGACGTTTGCACTGATTGGAGCTGCCGCCTTCCTCGGAGGCGTGGTCCGAATGACCATCAGTCTGACCGTCATCCTCATCGAATCCACCAACGAAATCACATATGGGCTTCCCATCATGATCACTCTAATG ATCGCCAAGTGGACCGGAGATTTCTTCAACAAGGGCATCTACGACATCCACATCCAGCTGAGAGGAGTTCCACTGCTGGAGTGGGAGACTGAGGTTGAGCTGGACAA ACTGACAGCCAGCGACATCATGGAGACCAACTTGACCTATGTGTACCCCCACACCCGGGTCCAGTCTCTAGTCAGCATCCTGCGCACCACTGTTTACCATGCCTTCCCCGTGGTTACTGAAAACCGTCAGAACGAGCGCGACTTCATGAAGGGAAACATCCTGGTCAGCAATAACATCCGCTTCAAG AAATCCAGTGTTGTGACCCGTGCGGGGGAACAGCGACGGCGCTGCCAGTCGATGAAGTCGTACCCATCCAGCGAGCTGAGGAACGTTTGTGATGAGCAGAGTGCAGTTGTGGAGCctgcagaggagggagaggacctgctgcagcagatgttAGAGAGGAG ACACGCTCCCTACCCCAACCTGTACCCAGATCAGTCTCCAAGTGAGGAGTGGACCATGGAGGAGCGTTTCAGACCACTCACCTTCCACGGCCTCATCCTGCGCTCCCAGCTGGTCAACCTGCTCATCAGAGGGGTCTGCTACGCTGAGAACCAGTCG AGCGCCACTCAGCCCAGGTTGTCCTACGCAGAGATGACTGAAGATTACCCACGTTACCCTGACATCCACGACTTGGACCTCGCCCTGCTTAACCCCCGCATGATAGTG GATGTCACGCCCTACATGAACCCGTGTCCCTACACAGTATCACCCAACACCCGCATCTCCCAGGTGTTCAACCTGTTCAGGACCATGGGCCTGCGACATCTACCCGTGGTCAATGCTGTAGGGGAA ATTGTTGGAATAATAACAAGACATAATTTAACACACGAGTTCCTTGTTGCTAAACTGCGACAGCACTACATCACCGTTTGA
- the mthfr gene encoding methylenetetrahydrofolate reductase yields the protein MVNQVQRGGGSWQSCKSDSSGASNSGGESSKESSRCSTPVLDADRLDRLRDKMRRRMESGDRWFSLEFFPPRTAGGAVNLISRFDRMGAGGPLFIDVTWHPAGDPGSDKETSSMMIASTAVNYCGLESILHLTCCNQTKEKISGHLAKAKHLGLKNIMALRGDPIGSDWEEEEGGFNYAVDLVKHIRSEFDDYFDICVAGYPTGHPEAQSYDEDLQHLKEKVDAGADFVITQLFFRADTFLKFLDDCRANGITCPILPGIFPIQGYQSLRQLVKLSKLEVPEEITKVIEPIKDNDAAIRNYGIHQAVEMCRVLLDSGRVPGLHFYTLNREVATMEVLRQLGLWIEDPRRPLPWAVSAHPKRKVEDVRPIFWASRPKSYIYRTQDWDEFPNGRWGNSSSPAFGELNDYYLFYLKSKSSKDALLQMWGEELMNEESVYEVFTCYITGQPNRSGHKVMCLPWNDEPLAPETNLLNDELEKVNRRGVLTINSQPNINGKPSTDPVVGWGPAGGYVFQKAYLEFFTSSENVDALLQVLKKYEPRVNYHMVNVHGRNMTNATDLQPNAVTWGIFPGREILQPTVVDPVSFMYWKDEAFALWIEQWAKLYEDESPSRMIIKYIHDNYFLVNLVDNDFPLESCLWQVISDMFELLDAPPEPLTDRAV from the exons ATGGTGAACCAGGTTCAGCGAGGGGGGGGCAGCTGGCAGTCGTGCAAGAGCGACTCGAGCGGGGCGAGTAACAGCGGCGGGGAGAGCTCCAAGGAGAGCTCCCGGTGCTCCACGCCGGTGCTGGATGCAGACCGGCTGGACAGGCTGCGGGACAAGATGCGGAGGAGGATGGAGTCCGGAGACCGCTGGTTCTCGCTGGAGTTCTTTCCTCCCCGCACAGCTGGGGGAGCTGTAAACCTCATCTCAAG ATTTGACCGTATGGGTGCCGGAGGGCCCCTGTTCATCGATGTCACCTGGCACCCAGCAGGTGACCCGGGCTCGGACAAGGAAACCTCATCCATGATGATTGCCAGCACGGCGGTCAACTACTGCGGCCTGGAGAGCATCCTCCACCTGACCTGCTGCAACCAGACCAAGGAGAAGATCAGCGGCCACCTGGCCAAGGCAAAGCACCTGGGCCTCAAGAACATCATGGCACTTCGAGGAG ACCCAATTGGatcagactgggaggaggaggagggaggcttCAACTACGCCGTCGACCTCGTCAAACACATCCGATCAGAGTTCGACGACTACTTCGACATCTGTGTTGCTG gTTACCCGACGGGCCATCCTGAGGCGCAGAGCTATGACGAGGATCTCCAGCACCTGAAGGAGAAGGTGGATGCTGGAGCAGACTTTGTCATCACACAGTTGTTCTTCAGGGCCGATACTTTCCTCAAGTTTCTGGATGACTGCAGGGCGAACGGCATCACGTGCCCCATCCTACCTGGAATCTTCCCCATACAG GGTTACCAGTCCCTGCGTCAGCTTGTCAAGCTGTCAAAGCTCGAGGTTCCAGAGGAGATCACCAAAGTCATTGAGCCCATCAAAGACAACGATGCTGCCATCCGTAACTACGGAATCCACCAGGCGGTAGAGATGTGCCGCGTGCTCCTGGACAGTGGCAGGGTACCAGGCCTCCACTTCTACACGCTGAATCGAGAGGTCGCCACCATGGAGGTGCTGCGACAGCTGGGACTGTGGATAGAAGACCCCAG ACGACCTCTACCCTGGGCGGTGAGTGCCCACCCCAAACGAAAGGTAGAGGATGTTCGACCCATCTTCTGGGCATCTAGACCCAAGAGCTACATCTACAGAACCCAGGACTGGGATGAGTTCCCCAACGGCAGATG GGGTAACTCCTCATCTCCGGCCTTCGGCGAGTTAAACGACTACTACCTGTTCTACCTGAAAAGCAAGTCGTCTAAGGACGCGCTGCTGCAGATGTGGGGAGAAGAACTGATGAACGAAGAGAGCGTGTATGAGGTCTTCACCTGCTACATCACAGGCCAGCCGAACCGCAGCGGACACAAG GTGATGTGTTTGCCCTGGAACGATGAGCCTCTGGCCCCAGAGACCAACCTGCTGAATGATGAGCTGGAGAAGGTGAATCGACGAGGGGTCCTCACGATCAACTCCCAGCCCAACATCAATGGAAAACCCTCCACAGACCCTGTAGTGGGCTGGGGACCTGCGGGAGGCTACGTCTTTCAGAAG GCTTATCTGGAGTTCTTTACCTCCAGTGAAAATGTGGATGCTCTCCTGCAGGTGTTGAAGAAGTATGAGCCACGTGTCAACTACCACATGGTTAATGTGCAC GGCCGTAACATGACCAACGCCACCGACTTGCAGCCCAATGCAGTGACGTGGGGGATCTTCCCTGGCAGGGAGATTCTTCAGCCTACTGTGGTGGACCCAGTCAGCTTTATGTACTGGAAG GACGAGGCCTTTGCTTTGTGGATCGAGCAGTGGGCCAAACTCTACGAAGACGAGTCACCTTCGCGGATGATCATCAAGTACATTCACGACAACTACTTCCTGGTCAATCTGGTGGACAACGACTTCCCTCTGGAGAGCTGCCTGTGGCAGGTCATCAGTGACATGTTTGAGCTGCTCGACGCGCCTCCAGAGCCGCTCACTGACAGAGCAGTGTGA